A stretch of the Rhizomicrobium sp. genome encodes the following:
- a CDS encoding NUDIX domain-containing protein codes for MQLRYSTAMMPSPDPTIRIAAALLCRPGGHTLLVRKRGTSAFMQPGGKIETGEAPLAALLRELREELSLAVMPSQARYLGCFRAPAAHEPGWTVEAEIFRIDIDADVQPAAEIEELVWIAPSAASALVLAPLTRDHVLPLHAVP; via the coding sequence ATGCAACTTCGCTATTCTACGGCCATGATGCCGAGTCCCGACCCGACGATCCGCATCGCCGCCGCGCTTCTTTGCAGGCCAGGCGGGCACACACTTCTGGTCCGCAAGCGCGGCACATCCGCCTTCATGCAACCGGGCGGGAAGATCGAGACGGGCGAAGCGCCGCTTGCCGCCCTGCTGCGCGAGTTGCGCGAGGAGCTGAGCCTTGCGGTGATGCCGTCACAGGCCCGTTATCTGGGATGTTTCCGCGCGCCGGCCGCACACGAACCCGGATGGACTGTCGAAGCGGAGATTTTTCGCATCGATATCGATGCCGATGTGCAACCGGCCGCCGAGATCGAAGAGCTCGTCTGGATCGCACCATCGGCCGCATCGGCGCTGGTGTTGGCGCCGTTGACACGCGATCATGTCCTGCCGCTGCACGCGGTGCCTTAA
- the ssb gene encoding single-stranded DNA-binding protein: MAGSVNKVILVGNLGKDPETRRMQSGDPVVNLSIATSETWRDKSSGERKEKTEWHRVVIFNKNLAEVAEKYLRKGSKVYVEGSLQTRKWTDKDGQEKYSTEVVLQNFRGELTMLDTRGEGGSGGGRVGTSEAPAAFQREEMDDEIPF; the protein is encoded by the coding sequence ATGGCGGGCAGCGTTAACAAGGTCATTCTGGTCGGAAATCTGGGCAAGGACCCGGAAACCCGCCGCATGCAGAGCGGCGATCCGGTCGTGAACCTTTCGATCGCCACCTCGGAGACCTGGCGCGACAAATCGAGCGGCGAGCGCAAGGAGAAGACCGAGTGGCACCGCGTCGTGATCTTCAACAAGAACCTCGCCGAGGTCGCGGAGAAATATCTGCGCAAGGGTTCCAAGGTCTATGTGGAGGGCTCATTGCAGACCCGCAAATGGACCGACAAGGACGGGCAGGAGAAGTACTCGACCGAAGTCGTGCTGCAGAATTTCCGCGGCGAGCTCACGATGCTCGATACCCGCGGTGAGGGCGGTAGCGGCGGCGGCCGGGTGGGCACGAGCGAGGCGCCGGCCGCGTTCCAGCGCGAAGAGATGGACGACGAGATTCCGTTCTGA
- a CDS encoding acyltransferase: MTASHHKPIAPAGASSALSLFRFSLALMVLAEHLAGVEPPQTGRLAVEAFFCISGFLITMVATTRYADRPGAFLANRFLRIYPTYWACLAVGLVVVMTIPSSPVLHPSLVLPDTAADWSANIAVFGLTQQTASRILPAAWSLHTELWFYLVIGLLTAARPRLTFLLLPVSLLLSAYCAFWWSPLSFYGTPLGNGDAFFIGSAVFLLRERLQPRRPLVVAALGLALFEFLAWGPFVYSQTLNEFLGAPAAAIFLIGLWNAPLDDVLRPWRPLATQLGRLSYPLFLLHWPLGAFAIALTGWHQSPRLALVAGAMSLAVSLLVLRFIEDPLVRVRASIRRPQPEPIPAEAASGIGD; this comes from the coding sequence ATGACGGCATCGCACCACAAGCCCATCGCCCCGGCCGGCGCATCGAGCGCCCTCAGCCTGTTCCGCTTCTCGCTCGCCCTCATGGTGCTCGCGGAACATCTTGCGGGCGTCGAACCGCCGCAGACCGGCCGCCTCGCGGTGGAGGCGTTCTTCTGCATCAGCGGCTTCCTGATCACCATGGTCGCGACGACACGCTATGCGGACCGTCCCGGCGCGTTCCTCGCCAACCGCTTCCTGCGTATCTATCCGACCTATTGGGCCTGTCTCGCCGTCGGCCTGGTCGTGGTGATGACGATTCCATCCAGCCCTGTGCTGCACCCTTCGCTGGTGCTGCCGGACACTGCGGCCGACTGGTCCGCCAACATCGCGGTCTTCGGCCTCACGCAGCAGACCGCGAGTCGGATCCTGCCTGCCGCCTGGTCGCTGCATACCGAACTCTGGTTCTATCTGGTGATCGGTCTGCTGACCGCGGCGCGGCCAAGGCTGACCTTCCTGCTGCTGCCGGTGTCGCTGCTTCTTTCGGCCTATTGCGCCTTCTGGTGGTCGCCGCTCTCGTTCTACGGCACGCCGCTCGGCAATGGCGATGCGTTCTTCATCGGCTCGGCGGTGTTCCTGCTGCGCGAGCGGCTGCAGCCGCGCCGTCCTCTCGTCGTCGCGGCGCTCGGCCTCGCCCTGTTCGAATTCCTCGCCTGGGGGCCGTTCGTCTACTCGCAGACGCTGAACGAATTCCTCGGCGCGCCCGCCGCCGCGATCTTCCTCATCGGGCTCTGGAATGCGCCGCTGGACGACGTGTTGCGGCCGTGGCGGCCGCTCGCGACCCAGCTCGGCCGGCTGTCCTATCCCTTGTTCCTGCTGCATTGGCCGCTTGGCGCCTTTGCGATCGCGCTGACCGGCTGGCATCAGAGCCCGCGCCTCGCCCTCGTCGCGGGCGCGATGTCGCTGGCCGTTTCGCTGCTGGTCCTGCGCTTCATCGAGGATCCGCTCGTTCGCGTCCGCGCCTCCATCCGCCGGCCGCAGCCCGAGCCCATCCCGGCGGAGGCCGCGTCCGGGATCGGCGACTGA
- a CDS encoding A24 family peptidase, which produces MNPQIAPATAAVIIAAPFVGSFLAVVVLRLPAGRTVLFGRSACDACGHVLAARELLPLASYAFQRGRCGHCSAAIDPLHPAMEIAAFVIAAWAAFETEGWVLAASCLLGWTLLTLAAIDWRTGFLPDVLTLPLIAAGLAIAYLLDPGSLAEHAIGAAAGFIVFAVLSETYRRLRGRDGLGLGDAKLLAASGAWLGWGALPSVVLFAAIAGLALVLARRLTGHAVQAAARIAFGPALAAATWIVWLYGPLVPGR; this is translated from the coding sequence ATGAATCCCCAGATCGCGCCCGCAACCGCCGCCGTCATCATCGCAGCGCCTTTCGTGGGCAGCTTCCTCGCGGTCGTGGTGCTGCGCCTGCCCGCGGGGCGGACGGTCCTGTTCGGCCGCTCCGCCTGCGATGCCTGCGGCCACGTGCTGGCAGCGCGCGAGCTCCTGCCCTTGGCGAGCTACGCGTTCCAGCGCGGCCGTTGCGGGCACTGCAGCGCCGCGATCGACCCGCTTCATCCCGCCATGGAGATTGCGGCCTTCGTGATCGCCGCCTGGGCGGCATTCGAGACGGAGGGCTGGGTTCTGGCCGCGAGCTGCCTGCTCGGATGGACCCTGCTCACCCTCGCCGCGATCGACTGGCGGACCGGATTCCTGCCGGACGTGCTGACCCTGCCGCTGATCGCCGCCGGACTGGCCATTGCCTATCTGCTCGATCCAGGGTCGCTCGCCGAACATGCGATCGGCGCCGCCGCCGGCTTCATCGTCTTCGCGGTGCTGTCGGAAACCTATCGCCGCTTGCGGGGCCGCGACGGGCTGGGGCTGGGCGACGCCAAGCTGCTGGCCGCGTCGGGCGCATGGCTGGGATGGGGCGCGCTGCCGAGCGTCGTGCTGTTCGCCGCCATCGCCGGCTTGGCCTTGGTGCTGGCGCGCCGCCTCACCGGCCATGCCGTTCAGGCCGCGGCGCGCATCGCCTTCGGCCCCGCGCTCGCCGCCGCGACGTGGATCGTGTGGCTCTACGGCCCGCTGGTTCCCGGCCGTTAA
- the gspD gene encoding type II secretion system secretin GspD, which translates to MAVEFRRRSVAAVVLTGALCLAACADQYAKPPETVPSAAELARHANDPAPPAPPQAAPAAAAAPPAPDDATPPEIIKGTGDLVGHRVPHAAEAATTDEGGITLNFINADVRDVAKAVFGDFLNVNYTIGAGVQGTITVQTSKPLSRAEVLPVFEQILRMNGLAIVKNNGVYKLVLNADAPREVASPASSGTADGGAEAGYGTQIVPLHYIAAGEMQRLLDGMAPAQAIVHADSGRNLLIVQGTAQERQAVAEEVALFDVDWLAGMSFGLFTPKYTDARGLAKELSQILGGAGGPLGGIVKLIPIERLNTVLVISPQPRYLDQVQHWVARLDRPGVGSDRRIFVYAVQNGRASDLAATLKKVLYGGSGGTKDSGNGESGDNGETADHPPAPSPSGGSFAPSPPPAAPPPSGGGLITESDSAGTPQGAATITADENNNAVVIYGTPQEYATIEAALRQLDAAPLQVLLEAAIAEVTLTDKLSYGVQYAFSDSHNQIVLSNSGSAAIGSSFPGFSYAFAGSNIKVVLNTLSQLTHVEVLSSPQIMVLNNHQAQLQVGDQVPIATSQGQAIVGNNSPVINTIEYRATGIILKVTPRVNQGGMVTMDISQEVSDVASTDTSSLDSPTITQRKIDSTIAVHDNETVALGGLIKDTRSRGSSGLPYLSEIPVLGGLFGTKSHEHDRTELIVLITPHVVDNLQKSRAVTEELRHKLPGLQTLLERK; encoded by the coding sequence ATGGCCGTCGAATTCAGGCGCAGGAGCGTTGCCGCGGTCGTCTTGACGGGCGCGCTGTGCCTTGCCGCCTGCGCCGACCAATACGCCAAGCCGCCTGAGACCGTGCCCAGCGCGGCTGAACTGGCCCGGCATGCCAACGATCCCGCACCACCGGCTCCGCCACAAGCTGCGCCCGCAGCGGCCGCGGCGCCCCCTGCACCGGACGACGCCACGCCGCCGGAGATCATCAAGGGCACCGGCGATCTCGTCGGCCATCGGGTCCCCCACGCCGCGGAGGCCGCGACCACCGATGAGGGCGGCATCACGCTCAACTTCATCAATGCCGATGTGCGCGACGTCGCCAAGGCCGTGTTCGGCGATTTCCTGAACGTGAACTATACGATCGGCGCCGGCGTGCAGGGCACGATCACGGTGCAGACCTCCAAGCCGCTGTCGCGCGCCGAGGTCCTGCCGGTGTTCGAGCAAATCCTGCGGATGAACGGCCTCGCCATCGTCAAGAACAACGGCGTCTACAAGCTCGTGCTCAATGCCGATGCGCCGCGCGAGGTCGCGTCGCCGGCCTCCAGCGGCACGGCGGATGGCGGCGCGGAAGCGGGCTACGGCACCCAGATCGTGCCGCTGCACTACATCGCGGCGGGCGAGATGCAGCGCCTGCTCGACGGGATGGCGCCGGCGCAGGCCATCGTGCACGCCGACAGCGGCCGCAACCTGCTCATCGTGCAGGGCACGGCGCAGGAGCGCCAAGCCGTCGCCGAGGAGGTCGCATTGTTCGACGTCGACTGGCTGGCCGGGATGTCGTTCGGACTGTTCACGCCGAAATACACCGACGCGCGCGGCCTTGCGAAGGAACTGAGCCAGATCCTCGGCGGCGCCGGCGGGCCGCTCGGCGGCATCGTCAAGCTCATCCCGATCGAGCGGCTCAACACCGTGCTCGTGATCTCGCCCCAGCCGCGCTATCTCGACCAGGTGCAGCATTGGGTCGCGCGGCTCGACCGGCCGGGTGTCGGCAGCGACCGGCGCATCTTCGTCTATGCCGTGCAGAACGGACGCGCCAGCGACCTCGCCGCAACGCTGAAGAAGGTGCTTTACGGCGGCAGCGGCGGCACCAAAGACAGCGGCAACGGCGAGAGCGGCGACAATGGCGAGACCGCCGATCATCCGCCGGCTCCGTCACCGAGCGGCGGCTCCTTCGCGCCCAGCCCACCGCCCGCCGCACCCCCGCCCAGCGGCGGCGGCCTCATCACCGAGAGCGACAGCGCGGGCACGCCGCAGGGCGCCGCGACCATCACGGCGGACGAGAACAACAACGCGGTGGTGATCTACGGCACGCCGCAGGAATACGCGACCATAGAGGCGGCGCTGCGCCAGCTCGATGCCGCGCCGCTGCAGGTGCTGTTGGAGGCGGCGATCGCGGAGGTGACGCTCACCGACAAGCTGTCCTATGGCGTGCAATACGCCTTCAGCGACAGCCACAACCAGATCGTGCTGTCGAACTCGGGCTCGGCCGCGATCGGCTCGTCCTTTCCCGGATTCTCCTATGCGTTCGCGGGCAGCAATATCAAAGTCGTGCTCAACACGCTGTCGCAGCTGACGCATGTCGAGGTCCTGTCGTCGCCGCAGATCATGGTTCTCAACAACCACCAGGCCCAGCTGCAGGTCGGCGACCAAGTGCCGATCGCGACCTCCCAAGGCCAGGCGATCGTCGGCAACAACTCGCCGGTGATCAACACGATCGAATACCGGGCGACCGGGATCATCCTGAAGGTGACGCCGCGGGTGAACCAGGGCGGCATGGTGACGATGGACATCAGCCAGGAGGTGAGCGACGTCGCCTCGACCGACACCTCCTCGCTCGACTCGCCGACCATCACGCAGCGCAAGATCGACAGCACGATCGCGGTGCACGACAACGAGACCGTGGCGCTCGGCGGGCTGATCAAGGACACCCGCAGCCGCGGCTCGAGCGGCCTTCCCTATCTGTCGGAGATTCCCGTGCTGGGCGGGCTGTTCGGCACGAAGAGCCACGAGCATGACCGCACCGAGCTGATCGTGCTGATCACGCCGCACGTCGTCGACAATCTGCAGAAGTCGCGGGCCGTCACCGAAGAGCTGCGCCACAAACTTCCCGGCCTGCAGACGCTGCTCGAGCGGAAATGA
- the gspM gene encoding type II secretion system protein GspM: MTPARQRLIALGILAVVLGLAWLAVVQPIADAFAAQRDGIEQSRRMLAAYEGRIAMRPLVEAKLAQMRSRETGSTGLVGGTSAELAAANIQNVMKTLIESAAGQMRSAQNLAPVTSGGFQRIEIQYDLLLPMTRLKDMVYRIETVTPYLFLDSVDLRAPETWDASGLQLDPPNIDVHWTVRGYRWTGVQ; this comes from the coding sequence GTGACGCCCGCGCGCCAACGCCTCATCGCTCTCGGCATCCTGGCGGTCGTCCTCGGACTCGCCTGGCTGGCCGTGGTGCAGCCCATCGCCGATGCCTTCGCCGCACAGCGCGATGGGATAGAACAATCGCGCCGGATGCTGGCCGCCTATGAGGGCCGCATCGCGATGCGGCCGCTCGTCGAGGCGAAGCTGGCGCAGATGCGGAGCCGCGAAACCGGCAGCACGGGACTCGTCGGCGGCACGAGCGCAGAACTCGCGGCCGCGAATATCCAGAACGTGATGAAGACGCTGATCGAAAGCGCCGCCGGCCAGATGCGCAGCGCGCAAAATCTCGCCCCCGTCACATCCGGTGGCTTCCAGCGCATCGAGATCCAGTACGACCTTTTGCTGCCCATGACCCGGCTCAAGGACATGGTGTATCGCATCGAGACCGTGACGCCTTATCTGTTCCTGGACAGCGTCGATCTGCGCGCGCCCGAGACATGGGACGCCAGCGGCCTTCAACTCGATCCGCCCAATATCGACGTGCATTGGACCGTGCGCGGCTACCGCTGGACGGGCGTGCAATGA
- a CDS encoding PilN domain-containing protein — MDGAEPGPSEWIYRLRAGWRWWLDELASLVPRRLRDAFETGRDAILIEVRPAELIVARRTTAFETMIARIPRDAFAARTLRLSTPRATGLAAWLADPVILQLPAEDALVRPLRLPRGAARNLDDILRHEVVRQSPIGTEDIYYDYRVANTDRDGLDVALRIIRREPVDDAVALCREAGIALSAVAFDGDARKADGGTFPADPAAAQRLRWAPRIVPMLAGLVLLLAAGMVASLYLRGEAVAADLSDRVDAARARAMTVERLQHRLDAANRRAVFLAQQKRNPAAIAVLARVARLLPDDTWLYEFELNGDEVRLHGFSPEAASLIALFDAAAFFSDAQFRSPLMQGPSPGLQRFDLSVRLKKGAT; from the coding sequence ATGGACGGCGCTGAGCCCGGTCCGAGCGAATGGATCTATCGGCTGCGCGCCGGCTGGCGCTGGTGGCTGGACGAGCTCGCGTCGCTGGTGCCGCGGCGGTTGCGCGACGCGTTCGAGACCGGGCGCGACGCGATCCTGATCGAGGTCCGGCCGGCCGAGCTCATCGTGGCGCGGCGGACGACGGCGTTCGAGACGATGATCGCGCGCATCCCGCGCGATGCCTTCGCGGCCCGGACCTTGCGCCTGTCGACACCCCGCGCCACCGGCCTCGCCGCATGGCTGGCCGATCCGGTGATCCTGCAATTGCCGGCGGAGGATGCGCTGGTGCGGCCGCTGCGCCTGCCGCGCGGCGCGGCGCGCAACCTGGACGACATCCTGCGCCACGAGGTGGTGCGCCAGAGTCCCATCGGGACCGAGGACATCTATTACGACTATCGCGTGGCGAACACGGACCGCGACGGGCTCGACGTCGCGCTGCGCATCATCCGCCGCGAACCGGTGGACGATGCCGTCGCATTGTGCCGCGAGGCCGGCATCGCGCTTTCGGCGGTCGCCTTCGACGGCGATGCGCGCAAGGCCGATGGCGGGACCTTTCCCGCCGACCCCGCGGCGGCGCAACGCCTGCGCTGGGCCCCACGGATCGTGCCGATGCTCGCCGGCCTCGTGCTGCTGCTGGCGGCGGGCATGGTGGCGAGCCTCTATCTGCGCGGCGAGGCCGTCGCCGCCGACCTGTCCGACCGGGTCGATGCGGCGCGCGCAAGGGCGATGACCGTCGAGCGATTGCAGCACAGGCTCGATGCCGCCAACCGCCGCGCCGTCTTCCTCGCGCAGCAGAAGCGCAATCCCGCCGCCATCGCCGTGCTGGCGCGCGTCGCGCGTCTGCTGCCCGACGACACCTGGCTCTACGAGTTCGAGCTGAACGGCGACGAGGTCCGGCTGCATGGCTTCTCGCCGGAAGCCGCGTCGCTCATCGCACTGTTCGATGCCGCCGCATTCTTTTCCGATGCACAATTCCGCAGCCCGCTGATGCAGGGGCCGAGCCCCGGCCTGCAGCGCTTCGATCTGTCGGTGCGGCTGAAGAAGGGGGCGACGTGA
- a CDS encoding prepilin-type N-terminal cleavage/methylation domain-containing protein, whose amino-acid sequence MKAQAGFTLIELLVSMTLLGLLFVLLLGGLRFGSRAWEHSTANADAGDTVRSAQNLLRSEIERACPRRIASAAPPGGPPRVQFSGTQASLRFLAPLPGAAGDRSCANLLVAMRPDGPLRRLSMAFGAAGGDLLRHVQGVEFGYRATDGTWTTDWSGRSELPTAVRLRVTFSKGDVRAWPELFVVPRISAEADCTYDPATKSCRGP is encoded by the coding sequence GTGAAGGCACAGGCGGGATTCACGTTGATCGAGCTTCTCGTCTCGATGACGCTGCTCGGCCTGTTGTTCGTCCTGCTGCTGGGCGGCCTGCGGTTCGGCAGCCGCGCCTGGGAGCACAGCACCGCCAACGCCGACGCGGGCGATACGGTCCGTTCGGCGCAGAACCTCCTGCGCAGCGAGATCGAGCGCGCCTGTCCGCGCCGCATCGCGTCCGCCGCGCCGCCAGGCGGTCCGCCGCGCGTGCAATTTTCAGGGACGCAGGCGTCGCTGCGCTTCCTTGCGCCTCTGCCAGGCGCCGCCGGAGACCGCAGCTGCGCGAACCTCCTGGTCGCGATGCGGCCGGACGGACCGCTCAGGCGCCTGTCGATGGCGTTCGGCGCGGCCGGTGGGGATCTGTTGCGCCATGTGCAAGGCGTCGAATTCGGCTATCGCGCCACGGACGGCACCTGGACGACGGATTGGAGCGGCCGGAGCGAGCTGCCCACTGCCGTGCGGCTGCGCGTGACGTTCTCGAAAGGCGATGTGCGGGCCTGGCCCGAACTTTTCGTCGTGCCTCGCATTTCGGCCGAGGCCGATTGCACCTATGATCCCGCCACAAAATCCTGCAGAGGCCCTTGA
- a CDS encoding prepilin-type N-terminal cleavage/methylation domain-containing protein — translation MNERRERGFTLVELLVSLAILSIAMTVLFGAISDSLDRTRKARDDATAAALAQSLLARAASDDALAPGQASGIYSNGFRWRLNVRPYGDTDDAKAWKMSAYAVRATVSWRDGERSLAALRLVAPVKPP, via the coding sequence ATGAATGAGCGGCGCGAGCGCGGCTTCACGCTGGTGGAACTCCTGGTCTCGCTCGCGATCCTCAGCATCGCGATGACGGTGCTGTTCGGCGCGATCTCCGATTCGCTCGACCGGACCCGCAAGGCGCGGGACGACGCCACCGCAGCGGCGCTGGCGCAATCCCTGCTGGCGCGCGCGGCCAGCGACGATGCCTTGGCGCCCGGGCAGGCGAGCGGGATCTATTCGAACGGATTCCGTTGGCGCCTGAACGTACGTCCCTATGGCGACACGGACGACGCGAAGGCATGGAAGATGTCCGCCTATGCCGTGCGCGCCACCGTCTCGTGGCGCGATGGCGAGCGCTCGCTCGCCGCACTGCGCCTCGTTGCGCCGGTGAAACCGCCGTGA
- a CDS encoding GspH/FimT family pseudopilin gives MAPIRPSRTGEAGFTLVELLVVLAIIGLLVAAIPILLQSALPGTRSLAAARALAGDLRAARGNAVAGGGATSVRFDAAHQVYLIEPGDRRRTLPGGVPFVLVPGRAAAEIGFAADGSSTGGAILVGQETRKHRVAVDWLTGRVSIDE, from the coding sequence ATGGCGCCGATCCGCCCGTCAAGAACTGGTGAGGCCGGCTTCACGCTGGTCGAGCTGCTGGTCGTCCTCGCGATCATAGGCCTGCTGGTCGCCGCGATCCCCATCCTGCTTCAGTCGGCCTTGCCGGGCACCCGCTCGCTGGCCGCGGCGCGGGCACTGGCGGGCGACCTGCGCGCGGCGCGCGGCAATGCGGTCGCCGGCGGCGGCGCGACGTCCGTCCGCTTCGATGCGGCGCATCAGGTCTATCTGATCGAGCCCGGCGACCGCCGGCGGACGCTGCCCGGCGGCGTTCCGTTCGTGCTCGTGCCGGGAAGAGCGGCAGCCGAGATCGGCTTTGCCGCCGATGGAAGCTCGACCGGCGGCGCGATCCTGGTCGGACAGGAAACGCGCAAGCATCGGGTCGCCGTCGACTGGCTCACCGGACGGGTCAGCATCGATGAATGA
- the gspG gene encoding type II secretion system major pseudopilin GspG, producing MKTWTRKTRRREEGYTLVELLVVLAIIGLLATIATPILLRYLGSAKMSTAHAQIESLSSTLDLYKMDVGRYPTTQEGLAALKAKPPGADNWNGPYVKATTSLNDPWGHPYVYVTPGKHNNDYDLSSNGPDGEASNGADPPVKNW from the coding sequence ATGAAGACCTGGACACGGAAAACCCGCCGCCGCGAGGAGGGCTATACGCTGGTCGAGCTGCTGGTGGTGCTCGCCATCATCGGCCTGCTGGCGACCATCGCGACGCCGATCCTGCTGCGCTATCTCGGCTCCGCCAAGATGAGCACGGCGCATGCGCAGATCGAGAGCCTGTCTTCGACGCTCGACCTCTACAAGATGGACGTGGGACGCTATCCGACGACGCAGGAAGGGCTTGCGGCGCTCAAGGCGAAGCCGCCCGGCGCCGACAACTGGAACGGGCCATATGTGAAAGCCACGACCAGCCTGAACGATCCCTGGGGCCATCCTTACGTCTATGTGACGCCGGGCAAGCACAACAACGACTACGACCTGTCGAGCAACGGGCCCGACGGAGAAGCGAGCAATGGCGCCGATCCGCCCGTCAAGAACTGGTGA
- a CDS encoding type II secretion system F family protein codes for MPRFRYRAMTASGSIVTGVLDAATEAGAIEEIRNRGHYPIHAEQGVAAGRTSWRARLRKDLLPRKRFSPRSLVVATQELSALLQAGLELDRALEILVNLDETKPMRPVFERILAQVRSGATFADALAESAAFPKFYVNIARAGEQGGDLQAALEQLGEYLGRSLAVREAVISALIYPMILLATAGLSIIVVLVYVLPAFKPMFAEAGKALPPETQFVIAVGDFVTTWSWAILLGLAALGLALRRGLQDAAFRRRWDGALLRIPLIGSLLAKIDVERFARTLGTLLKNGVSLPQALIVTGDTLGNTVIAGAVHGAATGLKEGDSLSRHLRATGTFPALALDMMRVGEESGQLDGMLLRQADLYEREVRHTIDRLVALLVPCMTVLMGLIVAGLIGSILVAILSVNDVAI; via the coding sequence ATGCCGCGCTTCCGCTATCGCGCCATGACGGCCTCGGGCAGCATCGTGACGGGCGTGCTGGACGCCGCCACGGAAGCGGGCGCGATCGAGGAGATCCGCAATCGCGGACATTATCCGATCCATGCCGAGCAGGGCGTTGCCGCCGGGCGCACGTCGTGGCGCGCGCGGCTGCGCAAGGACCTGTTGCCGCGCAAGCGCTTCTCGCCCCGCAGCCTGGTGGTCGCGACGCAGGAATTGTCGGCGCTGCTGCAGGCGGGGCTCGAACTAGACCGTGCGCTGGAGATCCTGGTCAATCTCGACGAGACCAAGCCGATGCGGCCCGTCTTCGAGCGCATCCTCGCGCAGGTGCGCAGCGGCGCGACCTTCGCCGACGCGCTGGCCGAAAGTGCGGCCTTCCCGAAATTCTACGTCAACATCGCGCGGGCCGGCGAGCAGGGCGGCGATCTGCAGGCGGCGCTGGAGCAGCTCGGCGAATATCTCGGGCGCTCGCTCGCGGTGCGCGAGGCGGTGATCTCGGCGCTCATCTATCCGATGATCCTTCTGGCGACGGCGGGGCTGTCGATCATCGTCGTGCTCGTCTATGTGCTGCCCGCCTTCAAGCCGATGTTCGCGGAAGCCGGCAAGGCGCTGCCGCCCGAAACGCAGTTCGTCATCGCCGTGGGCGATTTCGTCACCACCTGGTCCTGGGCGATCCTGCTCGGCCTGGCGGCGCTCGGCCTCGCGCTGCGGCGCGGCCTGCAGGATGCGGCGTTTCGCAGGCGCTGGGACGGCGCCCTGCTGCGGATTCCCTTGATCGGGAGCCTGCTCGCCAAGATCGATGTGGAGCGCTTCGCGCGCACCTTGGGAACGTTGCTGAAGAACGGCGTTTCGCTGCCCCAGGCGCTGATCGTCACCGGCGACACGCTGGGCAACACGGTCATCGCCGGCGCGGTGCACGGCGCGGCGACGGGCCTCAAGGAGGGCGACTCGCTGTCGCGCCATCTGCGGGCAACAGGAACCTTTCCGGCCCTTGCGCTCGACATGATGCGGGTGGGAGAGGAGAGCGGGCAGCTCGACGGCATGCTGCTGCGCCAGGCGGACCTCTACGAGCGCGAGGTGCGGCACACGATCGACCGGCTGGTCGCCCTGCTGGTGCCCTGCATGACGGTCCTGATGGGCTTGATCGTCGCCGGTCTGATAGGCTCGATACTGGTCGCGATCCTGAGCGTGAACGACGTGGCGATCTGA